In Flavobacterium lacustre, a genomic segment contains:
- a CDS encoding geranylgeranylglycerol-phosphate geranylgeranyltransferase, giving the protein MLSRKSKLLILKIVSLFSVVRGYNIPIIILAQYLSAIFILAPEKGALSILLDFNLFILVFASSLTIASGYIINNFYDSQKDLINRPNKSMLDRLVSQKTKLSVYFTLNFITSLMALFVSWRAFLFFSAYIFLIWFYSHKIKKYAIIGNLTAALLAVIPFFAILLYFYNQISFDEIENHKSHFAVIFAHATFLFLLLLVREMIKDLENLKGDLANNYKTIPILYGEIISKKAITVLTILTVVPVYILIEIYDVGYMDIYFYACLIVLIFFLLYLWKSNSKEQFLWLHNVLKLLIVAGVFCIVLINPSVLWHGKKLLLMTHSSFLGML; this is encoded by the coding sequence ATGTTAAGCAGAAAGAGCAAGCTATTAATTCTGAAAATTGTCAGTTTGTTCTCTGTAGTCAGAGGGTACAACATTCCGATTATTATTCTGGCGCAATACCTTTCGGCTATATTTATTTTGGCGCCTGAGAAAGGAGCACTTAGTATTTTGCTCGATTTCAACTTGTTTATTCTTGTTTTTGCTTCATCGCTTACTATTGCTTCGGGATATATCATTAATAATTTTTATGACAGTCAAAAAGATTTAATTAATCGCCCGAATAAATCCATGCTAGACCGATTGGTCAGTCAGAAAACAAAGTTGAGTGTTTATTTCACCCTGAATTTTATCACTTCATTGATGGCTTTATTTGTTTCTTGGCGGGCATTTTTATTCTTTTCGGCTTATATTTTCTTGATTTGGTTTTATTCCCATAAAATAAAAAAATACGCTATAATTGGTAATCTAACCGCGGCTTTACTGGCTGTAATTCCTTTTTTTGCCATTTTATTGTATTTCTACAATCAGATTTCGTTTGATGAAATTGAGAATCATAAATCCCATTTTGCGGTGATTTTTGCGCATGCAACGTTCTTGTTTTTATTGCTTTTGGTTCGGGAGATGATTAAAGATTTAGAAAATTTGAAAGGTGATTTAGCCAATAATTACAAAACGATTCCGATACTTTACGGTGAAATTATTTCTAAAAAAGCAATTACTGTCCTGACAATTCTTACGGTTGTTCCGGTGTATATTTTGATTGAAATTTACGATGTGGGCTATATGGACATTTACTTTTATGCCTGCCTGATTGTTCTGATTTTCTTTTTGTTATACTTATGGAAGTCTAATAGTAAAGAACAATTCTTATGGCTTCATAATGTCCTGAAGTTGTTGATTGTTGCCGGCGTTTTTTGTATTGTACTTATCAATCCGAGTGTGTTGTGGCATGGAAAAAAATTATTGCTGATGACGCATTCCTCTTTTTTGGGGATGCTCTAA
- a CDS encoding glycerophosphodiester phosphodiesterase yields the protein MLKIGHRGAKGYASENSLFSFEKAIEMGVDGIELDVHLSLDGQIIVIHDDTIDRTTNGKGFVNTLSLQELKTFRINEKQASELEQQIPTLNEVFDLVNQTCFINIELKGKGTASAVVALIEKYIWEKNWKYANFLISSFDWNAVQEVRFLNENIPIGILTETNLDLAFSFAKFMKAEAIHPEFHLLTQDNTAQIQAKGIQVFPWTVNEYEAIQKIKTYNVNAIITDFPDRI from the coding sequence ATGCTCAAAATCGGACATCGTGGCGCCAAAGGGTATGCTTCTGAAAACAGCTTGTTTTCTTTTGAGAAAGCAATAGAAATGGGTGTTGACGGAATTGAACTCGATGTGCATTTGAGTCTTGATGGTCAAATAATCGTTATTCATGACGACACAATTGACCGGACCACGAATGGAAAAGGTTTTGTAAATACCTTATCTTTGCAAGAATTGAAGACTTTCCGGATAAATGAAAAACAAGCCTCGGAACTAGAGCAACAAATTCCGACCTTGAACGAAGTTTTTGATCTGGTTAATCAAACGTGTTTCATCAATATTGAACTCAAAGGAAAAGGAACGGCATCGGCAGTTGTAGCCCTGATTGAGAAATATATTTGGGAGAAAAACTGGAAGTATGCTAATTTTTTAATTTCCAGTTTTGATTGGAATGCGGTGCAAGAAGTTCGTTTTTTGAATGAAAATATTCCAATTGGGATTTTAACTGAAACCAATTTAGACCTTGCTTTTTCATTTGCTAAGTTCATGAAAGCCGAAGCCATTCATCCCGAATTTCATTTGTTGACCCAAGATAATACCGCTCAAATTCAGGCAAAAGGCATTCAGGTTTTTCCTTGGACTGTCAATGAATATGAAGCCATTCAAAAAATAAAAACATACAACGTAAACGCAATCATCACCGATTTCCCAGATAGAATATGA
- a CDS encoding diphosphomevalonate/mevalonate 3,5-bisphosphate decarboxylase family protein, which produces MIAATDFIPSKYSQTIESGNFQWSAPSNIALVKYWGKKEHQIPANPSVSFTLNACKTITKLAFAKKINTGNFSFDLLFEGKPKEDFKPKIQKFLERIEIYMPFLKDYHFTIDTENTFPHSSGIASSASGMAALAMNLMSLEKALNPEMTEEYFYQKASLLARLGSGSACRSIKGSVVVWGNQANIKGSSDLFGVEYPYAIHDNFKDFQDTILLVDKGEKQVSSTVGHDLMHNHPFAERRFAQAHENLDQLIPIFENGNLTEFIKIVESEALTLHAMMMTSMPYFILMKPNTLQIINAIWKFRNETVIPVCFTLDAGANVHVLYPKNVKEKVLQFIKDELVGYCQNGQYLCDQIGIGAVQY; this is translated from the coding sequence ATGATTGCAGCAACCGATTTTATTCCATCAAAATATTCTCAAACCATAGAAAGCGGAAATTTTCAATGGAGCGCACCCAGCAATATTGCTCTTGTAAAATATTGGGGCAAAAAGGAACATCAGATACCTGCAAATCCTTCGGTGAGTTTTACTTTGAATGCATGTAAAACGATAACTAAATTGGCTTTCGCCAAAAAAATAAATACTGGGAATTTTTCATTCGATTTACTTTTTGAAGGAAAACCAAAAGAAGATTTCAAACCAAAAATTCAGAAATTTCTGGAACGCATTGAAATCTATATGCCGTTTTTAAAAGACTATCATTTCACGATTGACACGGAAAATACCTTTCCGCACAGTTCAGGAATTGCTTCATCGGCTTCTGGAATGGCAGCTTTGGCGATGAACCTGATGAGTTTAGAAAAAGCTTTAAACCCAGAAATGACCGAAGAATATTTTTATCAAAAAGCATCTCTTTTGGCCCGTTTAGGTTCCGGAAGTGCTTGCAGAAGCATAAAAGGAAGTGTTGTAGTCTGGGGAAATCAAGCCAATATAAAAGGAAGTTCTGATTTGTTTGGCGTGGAATATCCGTATGCTATTCATGATAATTTCAAAGATTTCCAAGATACTATTTTGCTCGTTGACAAAGGCGAAAAACAAGTTTCGAGTACTGTTGGCCATGATTTGATGCACAACCACCCTTTTGCCGAAAGGCGATTTGCTCAAGCACATGAAAATTTAGATCAACTGATTCCTATTTTTGAAAACGGAAATCTAACCGAATTTATCAAAATTGTAGAAAGTGAAGCCCTGACTTTGCATGCGATGATGATGACTTCGATGCCGTATTTTATTTTAATGAAGCCCAACACGTTGCAAATTATTAATGCGATTTGGAAATTCAGAAATGAGACTGTAATTCCGGTTTGTTTTACTCTGGATGCCGGCGCAAATGTGCATGTTTTGTATCCAAAAAATGTAAAAGAAAAGGTGTTACAATTTATTAAGGACGAATTAGTTGGCTATTGCCAAAATGGTCAGTACCTTTGTGACCAAATTGGAATTGGCGCAGTTCAATACTAA
- a CDS encoding pseudouridine synthase, producing MNNKEGNNKRSGARPTSSRPSSNKPKPAMQKRAQGPKKVKINTKVADVATDKVEKKPNQAPKRPKVKDEIRLNKYISNSGACSRRDADIYIQSGTVKVNGIPVTEMGYMVKPGDVVNFDGATLTPEKKVYILLNKPKNFTTAMDEGQEYRNVLELVKGSTTAKIGAVGRMDKNTTGLLLFTNDTDMIRKFTLPSQKSSKIYQVSLDKNLKFEDLEKIQKGLTLDGHRVFVEDVSYIEGEAKSEIGLQLRSANVKVVRSIFEHFDYNVLRIDRVAFAGLTKKNLPRGNWRLLTEQEIINLKNV from the coding sequence ATGAATAACAAGGAAGGCAATAATAAGAGAAGTGGCGCTAGACCAACGAGTTCTAGACCAAGTTCTAACAAGCCAAAACCTGCGATGCAAAAAAGGGCACAAGGGCCAAAAAAAGTAAAAATAAATACTAAAGTTGCTGATGTTGCTACTGATAAAGTAGAGAAAAAACCAAATCAGGCTCCTAAAAGACCAAAGGTAAAAGACGAAATTCGTTTGAATAAATATATCTCTAATTCTGGTGCGTGTTCCAGACGTGACGCGGATATTTACATTCAATCCGGAACGGTAAAAGTAAACGGAATTCCGGTAACCGAAATGGGTTACATGGTAAAACCGGGTGATGTTGTGAATTTTGACGGTGCTACATTGACGCCGGAGAAAAAAGTGTACATTTTACTGAACAAACCAAAAAACTTTACGACTGCCATGGACGAAGGTCAGGAATATCGTAATGTATTGGAATTGGTAAAAGGTTCTACAACTGCAAAAATTGGTGCTGTTGGAAGAATGGACAAGAATACAACTGGTTTGTTATTGTTCACGAATGACACGGATATGATTCGTAAGTTTACATTACCAAGCCAAAAATCATCTAAAATTTACCAAGTTTCATTAGATAAAAACTTGAAATTTGAGGATTTAGAAAAAATACAAAAAGGATTGACTCTTGACGGACACCGCGTTTTTGTGGAAGATGTGAGTTACATTGAAGGAGAAGCAAAAAGCGAAATTGGTTTGCAATTAAGATCGGCTAACGTGAAAGTGGTTCGTTCTATTTTTGAACATTTTGATTATAATGTATTGCGTATTGACCGCGTTGCTTTTGCAGGTTTGACCAAAAAGAATTTGCCAAGAGGAAACTGGAGATTACTTACAGAACAAGAAATTATCAATTTGAAGAACGTATAA
- a CDS encoding M3 family metallopeptidase — protein MKNKFFVILFAIGNMLTIEAQEKKDNLTMNPFFQAYETPYNVPPFDKIKNEHFKPAILEGIKRHDVEINTIINAVEVPTFENTVLAMENAGELLSNANVVFSNLNSANTNKELQNIAKEIAPNLSAHRDDIYLNAKLFAKVKALWNQKETLNLNLEQAKILDNLYKDFVRSGANLSDSDKEILRKINGELSLISLKYGQNILAETNKYELVIDAQKDLAGLPQGLIDAAAADAKAKGKEGKWVFTLSNSSVMPFLQYSSNRELREQIWNAYQTRGNHDDELDNKANAVKLANLRGQKARLLGYQSHSDYVLEESMAKKPVNVNKLLNDLWKPALEIAKTEAADIQKMMVKEGIKGTVQPYDWRYYTEKIRKERFDLDEEELRPYFSLEHVRKGVFQVAEKLYGLQFKELNSVPKYHEDASVWEVTEANGTLVGILYMDFHPRDSKRGGAWMTSFRNQKTVDGKRQAPVIAIVCNFTKPSGETPALLTFDEVSTFFHEFGHSLHGLLSNVTYKSLAGTSVPRDFVELPSQIMENWAAEPEVLKMYAKHYKTGAVIPDALINKLKKAGTFDQGFATTEYLAASLLDLEYHSQTKDITVDANAFEKAAMTKIGLISSIIPRYRSTYFSHIFSGGYSSGYYSYIWSGVLDTDAFEAFKTTTLFNPEKAKLFRENILEKGGTEDPMVLYKRFRGAEPSIEPLLRKRGLDQKPETLKKVKG, from the coding sequence ATGAAAAACAAATTCTTCGTTATTTTGTTTGCTATCGGAAATATGCTTACAATTGAAGCTCAAGAAAAAAAAGACAATCTGACTATGAATCCATTTTTTCAGGCCTACGAAACACCGTATAATGTGCCGCCTTTTGATAAAATTAAAAACGAACATTTTAAACCGGCAATTTTAGAAGGAATCAAGCGGCATGATGTTGAAATCAACACGATTATAAATGCTGTAGAAGTTCCCACGTTTGAAAATACGGTTCTTGCCATGGAAAATGCGGGCGAATTATTGTCTAATGCCAATGTGGTTTTCTCAAATTTGAACTCGGCAAATACCAACAAAGAACTTCAGAATATTGCCAAAGAAATCGCACCAAATCTATCGGCTCACAGAGATGATATTTATTTGAATGCTAAATTATTTGCCAAAGTAAAAGCACTTTGGAACCAAAAAGAAACTCTAAATCTGAACTTAGAGCAGGCTAAAATTCTGGATAATTTATATAAAGATTTTGTTCGAAGTGGTGCAAATTTATCCGATTCTGATAAAGAAATCCTGAGAAAAATTAATGGTGAATTGTCACTTATAAGTTTAAAATACGGACAGAATATTTTGGCTGAAACCAATAAATATGAGTTGGTTATCGACGCCCAAAAAGATTTAGCAGGACTGCCGCAAGGATTGATTGATGCGGCTGCAGCCGATGCTAAAGCAAAAGGGAAAGAGGGAAAATGGGTTTTTACGCTTTCAAATTCAAGTGTGATGCCTTTTTTACAATATAGCTCTAATCGAGAATTGAGAGAACAAATCTGGAATGCGTATCAAACCAGAGGCAATCATGATGATGAGTTAGATAATAAGGCAAATGCTGTAAAATTGGCAAATCTTCGTGGGCAAAAAGCACGCTTGTTGGGGTATCAATCTCATTCTGATTATGTATTGGAAGAATCGATGGCCAAAAAACCGGTGAATGTAAATAAACTACTGAATGATTTGTGGAAACCAGCTTTGGAAATCGCTAAAACAGAAGCAGCCGATATTCAAAAAATGATGGTCAAGGAAGGAATTAAAGGGACAGTTCAACCGTATGATTGGCGCTATTACACCGAAAAAATCAGGAAAGAACGTTTTGATTTAGATGAGGAGGAGCTAAGGCCTTATTTTAGTTTAGAGCATGTTCGAAAAGGAGTTTTTCAGGTTGCCGAAAAATTATACGGATTACAATTTAAAGAACTGAATTCGGTTCCAAAATATCATGAAGACGCCTCCGTTTGGGAAGTTACAGAGGCAAATGGAACTCTTGTTGGGATTCTGTACATGGACTTTCATCCTCGTGATTCTAAGCGCGGTGGCGCTTGGATGACTTCTTTCAGAAATCAAAAAACGGTTGATGGGAAGCGTCAGGCACCAGTGATTGCAATCGTCTGTAATTTTACCAAACCATCCGGCGAAACTCCGGCGCTTTTAACTTTTGATGAAGTATCGACTTTTTTCCATGAATTCGGACATTCCTTGCACGGATTATTATCTAATGTAACGTATAAAAGTCTTGCAGGAACAAGCGTTCCAAGAGATTTTGTAGAATTGCCTTCGCAAATAATGGAAAATTGGGCAGCAGAACCCGAAGTTTTAAAAATGTATGCCAAGCATTATAAAACGGGCGCAGTAATTCCGGATGCTTTAATCAATAAATTAAAAAAAGCGGGGACTTTTGATCAAGGTTTTGCAACTACAGAATATCTAGCGGCTTCGTTATTGGATTTAGAATACCATTCTCAGACCAAAGACATTACGGTTGATGCAAATGCTTTCGAAAAAGCAGCGATGACAAAAATTGGATTAATCTCCTCGATTATTCCAAGGTATAGAAGCACGTATTTCAGTCATATTTTTTCAGGAGGATATTCTTCCGGATATTACAGCTACATTTGGTCGGGTGTTTTAGATACAGATGCTTTCGAAGCATTTAAAACAACCACTTTATTCAATCCAGAAAAGGCCAAATTATTCCGCGAAAACATATTAGAAAAAGGAGGGACAGAAGATCCAATGGTTTTATACAAACGCTTTCGTGGTGCAGAACCCAGTATTGAACCTTTGTTACGAAAAAGAGGTTTAGACCAAAAACCGGAAACGCTCAAAAAAGTGAAAGGCTGA
- a CDS encoding TspO/MBR family protein, with the protein MNKITRIILVVVVCLSIGYMSGVVTRSAITTWYPTLIKPSFNPPNWIFAPVWSLLYVMMGVAAGLVWDRIDTNKEGVKKAFFFFAIQLILNALWSYLFFGLHNPMLAGLEIILLWLMIYETYVQFAKINTIAGYLFIPYLLWVSFASVLNGSIWWLNR; encoded by the coding sequence ATGAATAAAATCACCCGAATAATTCTTGTCGTTGTTGTGTGTCTTTCTATTGGTTACATGTCCGGTGTCGTTACCCGTTCTGCGATAACCACTTGGTATCCTACGTTGATAAAACCCAGTTTTAATCCACCCAATTGGATATTTGCACCCGTTTGGAGTTTGTTGTATGTAATGATGGGCGTTGCTGCCGGATTGGTTTGGGATCGTATAGACACTAATAAAGAAGGAGTAAAAAAAGCCTTTTTTTTCTTTGCCATTCAATTAATCTTGAATGCGTTGTGGTCTTATCTCTTTTTCGGATTGCACAACCCAATGTTAGCAGGCTTAGAAATTATTTTATTGTGGCTGATGATTTATGAAACCTATGTTCAGTTTGCAAAAATCAATACAATAGCAGGATATTTATTTATTCCGTACTTACTTTGGGTAAGTTTTGCATCGGTTTTAAATGGCAGTATTTGGTGGTTGAATAGATAA
- a CDS encoding mevalonate kinase family protein — protein MKGPLFYSKILLFGEYGIIRDSKGLSIPYNFYNGALKRDANPSEEAVKSNGNLKRFVTYLETLQNEQPDLVTFDIATLKNDVETGMYFDSSIPQGYGVGSSGALVAAIYDKYAQHKITVLENLTREKLLQLKNIFSQMESFFHGKSSGLDPLNSYLSIPILINSKDNIEATGIPTQSFDGKGAVFLLDSGIVGETAPMVNIFMENLKDKGFRAMLKNQFVKYTDACVENFLGGDMKSLFMNTKKLSKVVLNNFKPMIPEQFHGIWQQGIDSNDYYLKLCGSGGGGYILGFTEDLERAKLSLKDYKLEVVYQF, from the coding sequence ATGAAAGGACCTTTATTTTACTCAAAAATATTACTCTTTGGAGAATACGGTATCATTCGTGACTCAAAAGGATTGTCTATTCCTTATAATTTTTACAACGGAGCCTTAAAAAGAGATGCAAATCCTTCTGAAGAAGCCGTAAAATCAAATGGTAATTTAAAACGTTTTGTCACTTATTTAGAAACGTTGCAAAACGAACAACCTGATTTAGTGACTTTTGACATAGCTACTTTAAAAAATGATGTTGAAACCGGAATGTATTTTGATTCCAGCATTCCCCAAGGATATGGTGTGGGAAGCAGTGGCGCTCTTGTAGCGGCTATTTACGACAAATATGCACAACATAAAATCACGGTTCTTGAGAATTTAACGCGTGAAAAATTATTGCAGTTAAAAAATATATTTTCTCAAATGGAGAGTTTTTTCCACGGAAAAAGTTCTGGTTTAGACCCTTTAAACAGTTATTTGAGTATTCCGATTTTGATTAATTCAAAAGACAATATTGAAGCAACGGGAATTCCGACACAAAGTTTTGACGGAAAAGGCGCCGTATTTTTATTGGATTCAGGAATTGTGGGCGAAACTGCTCCAATGGTGAACATTTTTATGGAAAACCTGAAAGACAAAGGATTTCGTGCTATGCTGAAAAACCAATTTGTAAAATATACGGATGCTTGTGTAGAAAATTTCCTGGGTGGCGATATGAAATCATTGTTCATGAATACTAAAAAATTGTCGAAAGTAGTTTTGAATAATTTCAAACCTATGATTCCGGAACAATTTCACGGCATTTGGCAACAAGGAATTGACAGTAATGATTATTACTTGAAATTGTGTGGTTCCGGCGGTGGCGGTTATATTCTGGGTTTTACCGAAGATTTAGAACGTGCCAAATTATCTTTGAAGGATTATAAACTAGAAGTCGTTTATCAATTCTAA
- a CDS encoding NAD(P)/FAD-dependent oxidoreductase: protein MNQNFDIIIVGGGAAGFFTAINIVEKNPKLKVAILERGADVLGKVRVSGGGRCNVTHACFEPNELVKFYPRGEKELRGPFHHFCSGDTIEWFEKHGVELKIEDDGRMFPVSNSSQTIIDCFLKATQKLGIAVLTGQSVQCIFKKENEWKIETQSENYLAEKLILATGSNPKIWEMLQSFGHAIVTPVPSLFTFNIKDSRIKELPGVAAQVSVKVKDTKLASTGPLLITHWGMSGPAILKLSAWGARILHDKNYQFTLFVNWLNDVDTEDAEKILKDLKQEHAKKAVSKKSPFEFPNRLWESLVLASNIEAETKWADLSKIQLQNLANQLTNGTFQVNGKSTFKEEFVTAGGIDLKEINFKTMESKLHENLYFAGEIVNIDAITGGFNFQNAWTSGFIVANAV from the coding sequence ATGAACCAAAATTTTGACATTATAATCGTTGGCGGAGGCGCTGCAGGTTTTTTTACCGCAATCAATATTGTAGAAAAAAATCCAAAACTGAAAGTAGCTATTCTGGAACGTGGCGCAGATGTACTCGGCAAAGTCCGTGTTTCCGGAGGTGGAAGATGCAATGTTACCCATGCGTGTTTTGAACCCAATGAACTGGTGAAATTTTATCCGCGTGGCGAAAAAGAATTGCGAGGTCCATTTCATCATTTTTGCTCTGGCGATACAATTGAATGGTTTGAAAAACACGGTGTAGAACTCAAAATTGAAGACGACGGACGTATGTTCCCCGTTTCAAATTCGTCGCAAACCATTATTGATTGCTTCCTAAAAGCTACACAAAAACTAGGAATTGCTGTACTTACGGGACAAAGTGTTCAATGTATTTTCAAAAAAGAAAATGAATGGAAAATCGAAACCCAAAGTGAAAACTATCTTGCGGAAAAATTAATTCTGGCTACCGGAAGCAATCCAAAAATTTGGGAAATGCTTCAAAGTTTTGGTCACGCCATTGTAACGCCGGTTCCTTCCCTATTTACATTTAATATCAAAGATTCCAGAATAAAAGAATTACCGGGAGTTGCAGCACAAGTATCTGTAAAAGTAAAAGATACCAAACTTGCTTCAACTGGGCCTTTGTTAATCACTCATTGGGGAATGAGCGGTCCGGCGATATTAAAATTATCAGCTTGGGGCGCACGGATTTTGCACGATAAGAATTATCAATTCACCCTATTTGTAAATTGGCTGAATGATGTTGACACCGAAGATGCCGAAAAAATATTGAAAGATTTAAAACAAGAACACGCCAAAAAAGCAGTTTCTAAAAAATCACCATTTGAATTTCCCAATCGGTTGTGGGAAAGTTTAGTTTTGGCATCAAATATTGAAGCCGAAACCAAATGGGCAGATTTATCAAAAATACAATTGCAGAATTTAGCAAATCAATTGACAAATGGAACTTTTCAAGTCAATGGAAAAAGCACTTTTAAAGAAGAATTTGTAACGGCTGGCGGAATCGATTTAAAGGAAATCAACTTTAAAACCATGGAAAGCAAACTGCATGAAAACTTATATTTTGCAGGTGAAATCGTCAATATCGACGCGATTACCGGTGGATTTAATTTCCAAAATGCGTGGACGAGCGGGTTTATTGTGGCAAATGCTGTTTAA
- a CDS encoding nuclear transport factor 2 family protein: protein MTPEKLQSIAFKWFETFNNKELEKLLSLYDDDAIHFSPKLKIHNPETQGLITGKQALREWWQEAFDTLPSLNYKVKSLTANGDRVFMEYIRTVDGENDLPVAEVLDIKENKIISSRVYHG from the coding sequence ATGACCCCCGAAAAATTACAATCGATTGCCTTCAAATGGTTTGAAACATTCAACAATAAAGAGCTGGAAAAACTCTTGTCGCTTTATGATGATGATGCCATACATTTTAGTCCAAAACTAAAAATACATAATCCCGAAACTCAAGGTCTTATTACCGGAAAACAAGCTTTGCGCGAATGGTGGCAAGAAGCATTTGATACGCTGCCAAGTCTTAATTACAAAGTAAAATCGCTGACGGCAAATGGAGACCGCGTTTTTATGGAATACATTCGAACGGTTGATGGAGAAAATGATTTGCCCGTAGCAGAAGTATTAGACATCAAGGAAAACAAAATTATCTCTTCGAGAGTCTATCACGGATAG
- a CDS encoding DUF885 domain-containing protein — MKKIALQLILFSTMLLLVNCKKEEKSIDFTALTKSYFTDKNALDPLSATSNGLNEFNDKLEFEMTDSYAKKQSLFIDKYEKELTAVDTTKLSEEEKISYHIIEWECKIGKELLKQPTNLMPVHQFWGTHLVMGQLAGGTGAQPFKTEKDYTNFLKRMDKYAVWIDSAMVYMKKGIKQGAVLPKALTIKMIPQFAEMPTPKIEDNLFYSAIKLMPNTFSEAVKKDLTAKYTATIKDKLIPQYKKMTDFLKNEYLPASRTTSGIGSLAFGKELYAAYAKAYTTTEMTPEEIHELGLKEVARLNAEMEKVKNQVGFKGTLLAFFEEVRNKKELKPFTKPEQVIANFESIYERIKPNVNRLFLLQPKTKFEIRRTEAFREKTGSAEYNQGLADGSRPGIFYVPIPDVKNYNVYGDEDLFLHEAIPGHHFQISLQQENKNLPDFRKFSGFGAYVEGWALYTESLGKELGLYQDPYQYFGMLSNEMHRAIRLVVDTGIHSKGWTREQAIDYSLANEAESEASIIPEIERYMAIPGQALSYKIGQLKIIELRKKAEAKMGAKFDIKKFHEKVLESGALPLALLEKKINAWIKTE, encoded by the coding sequence ATGAAAAAAATTGCCCTTCAATTAATTCTTTTTTCAACAATGCTACTGCTGGTAAATTGTAAAAAAGAAGAGAAATCAATCGATTTTACGGCTTTGACGAAAAGTTATTTCACCGATAAGAACGCACTTGATCCGCTCAGCGCAACATCTAACGGTTTAAATGAATTCAACGACAAGTTAGAATTTGAAATGACCGATTCTTACGCCAAAAAACAATCCCTTTTCATTGATAAATACGAAAAAGAACTGACAGCTGTTGACACCACAAAATTGTCAGAAGAAGAGAAAATCAGCTACCATATTATAGAATGGGAATGCAAAATTGGCAAAGAATTATTGAAACAGCCTACTAATTTAATGCCTGTTCATCAATTTTGGGGAACGCATCTTGTTATGGGACAATTGGCCGGTGGAACTGGAGCACAGCCTTTTAAAACGGAGAAAGACTATACCAATTTTTTAAAAAGAATGGATAAATATGCCGTTTGGATTGACTCCGCAATGGTTTATATGAAAAAAGGAATCAAACAAGGAGCCGTTTTACCAAAAGCTTTAACGATAAAAATGATTCCGCAATTTGCCGAAATGCCTACACCAAAAATAGAAGACAATTTATTTTACTCAGCCATAAAACTAATGCCTAATACTTTTTCTGAGGCAGTCAAAAAAGATTTAACCGCAAAATACACCGCAACAATCAAGGACAAATTGATTCCGCAGTATAAAAAAATGACTGATTTCTTGAAAAACGAATACCTTCCCGCCAGCAGAACAACCAGCGGAATAGGCAGTTTAGCTTTTGGAAAAGAATTGTATGCCGCTTATGCAAAAGCCTATACAACTACCGAAATGACTCCGGAAGAAATTCACGAATTAGGTTTAAAAGAGGTAGCCCGATTGAATGCCGAAATGGAAAAAGTAAAAAATCAAGTTGGTTTCAAAGGCACGTTATTAGCGTTTTTTGAAGAAGTTCGGAATAAAAAAGAGCTAAAACCCTTTACCAAACCAGAACAGGTTATCGCCAATTTTGAATCGATTTACGAAAGGATAAAGCCAAACGTCAACCGATTATTCTTGTTGCAACCCAAAACAAAATTTGAAATTAGAAGAACCGAAGCTTTTAGAGAAAAAACAGGCAGCGCCGAGTATAACCAAGGTCTTGCGGATGGTTCTCGCCCGGGGATTTTTTATGTTCCCATTCCGGATGTGAAAAATTACAATGTTTATGGTGATGAAGATTTATTCCTTCATGAAGCCATTCCTGGACATCATTTTCAAATATCGTTGCAGCAAGAAAACAAAAATCTACCTGATTTTAGAAAATTTAGTGGTTTTGGAGCTTACGTAGAAGGATGGGCTTTGTATACGGAAAGTTTAGGAAAAGAATTAGGATTGTACCAAGATCCATATCAATATTTTGGGATGTTAAGCAATGAAATGCACCGGGCAATTCGTTTGGTGGTTGATACCGGAATTCACAGCAAAGGCTGGACAAGAGAGCAAGCCATAGATTATTCCTTAGCCAATGAAGCCGAAAGTGAAGCCAGTATTATTCCGGAAATAGAACGCTATATGGCCATTCCGGGTCAAGCTTTGTCGTATAAAATTGGTCAGCTTAAAATAATCGAACTTCGCAAAAAAGCAGAAGCAAAAATGGGAGCCAAATTCGACATCAAGAAATTTCATGAAAAAGTATTGGAATCCGGAGCATTGCCTTTGGCTTTATTAGAGAAAAAAATAAACGCCTGGATTAAAACAGAATAG